From the genome of Opisthocomus hoazin isolate bOpiHoa1 chromosome 8, bOpiHoa1.hap1, whole genome shotgun sequence, one region includes:
- the RAP1B gene encoding ras-related protein Rap-1b, with amino-acid sequence MREYKLVVLGSGGVGKSALTVQFVQGIFVEKYDPTIEDSYRKQVEVDAQQCMLEILDTAGTEQFTAMRDLYMKNGQGFALVYSITAQSTFNDLQDLREQILRVKDTDDVPMILVGNKCDLEDERVVGKEQGQNLARQWNNCAFLESSAKSKINVNEIFYDLVRQINRKTPVPGKARKKSSCQLL; translated from the exons ATGCGTGAATACAAGCTAGTGGTTCTTGGTTCTGGAGGTGTTGGAAAGTCTGCTCTG ACTGTACAGTTTGTTCAAGGAATATTTGTTGAAAAATACGATCCTACGATAGAAGACTCCTACAGAAAG CAAGTTGAAGTAGATGCACAACAGTGTATGCTTGAAATCTTAGATACTGCAGGAACG gaaCAGTTTACAGCAATGAGAGACCTATACATGAAAAATGGACAAGGTTTTGCATTAGTATATTCCATCACAGCACAGTCCACATTTAATGACTTACAGGATCTAAGAGAACAGATTCTTCGAGTCAAAGACACTGATGAT GTGCCTATGATTCTGGTTGGCAATAAGTGTGACTTGGAAGATGAAAGAGTTGTGGGAAAGGAACAAGGTCAGAACCTAGCAAGGCAATGGAATAACTGTGCATTCTTAGAGTCTTCTGCAAAATCAAAGATAAATGTTAACGAG ATCTTTTATGACCTTGTGCGACAAATTAACAGAAAAACTCCAGTGCCTGGAAAAGCACGCAAAAAGTCATCATGTCAGCTACTTTAA